Proteins from a single region of Hydra vulgaris chromosome 12, alternate assembly HydraT2T_AEP:
- the LOC100207275 gene encoding sodium- and chloride-dependent transporter XTRP3 isoform X2 yields MTEVFGAVFSEEVNEVPYGVFKNQDHSETDNHSESQNTWGHKAEFILASIGLAVGLGNVWRFPYLCHKNGGGAFLIPYFIMMLIEGIPLFYIEFAIGQRFRQSAVGCWKKIHPALMGIGISSIVASFLLCIYYIVVITWCFYYFFVSLTSKLPWRLENCPRYLEYKNISILCAANKTDYCLLKDNFPDCCVHDPPLHYFYNKALNISPSINDLGNGIQWKLFGCLVLSWVIVYVSIVKGIVSSGKVVYFTSLFPYVILVILFFVGVTLEGASNGVKKFFTPDFSKLKDPSIWLDAATQMFFTLSLGFGALVSFASYMPIKNNCVRDAYVVVLINCGTSVFAGIVVFSILGHREFITGSNGMNGGPGLAFITFCDAFLQMDASPLWAVLFFFMLILLGIDSEFGTLEGAIAPFYDMKWVKMRRDVFIGVVVLCLLLCGIGLISSSGFYAFQIFDDYAVSLGLLFIGFCQVVSISWVYGNDKFAVDIEFMTGKRPYLFWMICWKYISPLAIAIIFVANCHRLVIHGPQYSVYVGCIQQLLDVSSLGKGVAGSIKEFMYPAWAKFIIIIFIISPIVPIILWIFKDFLLSPKIWLKNIYTKLTNIREYHPDPVRIASSCC; encoded by the exons TGAAGTGCCAT aTGGTGTTTTCAAAAATCAAGATCACTCAGAAACAGATAATCACAGTGAAAGTCAAAACACATGGGGTCATAAAGCTGAGTTTATTTTAGCTTCAATCGGGTTAGCAGTTGGATTAGGAAATGTATGGAGATTTCCGTATCTCTGTCATAAAAATGGTGGtg gagCTTTTCTGATTCCATATTTTATAATGATGCTAATTGAAGGAATTCCTTTATTTTACATTGAGTTTGCAATTGGTCAACGTTTTAGACAAAGTGCTGTGGGTTGCTGGAAAAAGATTCACCCTGCTCTCATGGGAATAGGCATATCTAGTATTGTTGCTTCATTTCTTTtatgcatatattatattgtagtTATTACATGGtgcttttattacttctttgTTTCATTAACATCAAAACTTCCATGGCGATTAGAAAACTGTCCTCG gtATCTAGAATACAAAAACATATCCATTCTTTGTGCTGCAAACAAAACAGATTATTGCTTACTCAAGGATAACTTTCCTGATTGTTGTGTGCATGATCCACcattgcattatttttacaataaagcATTAAATATTTCTCCTTCAATAAATGATCTTGGCAATGGAATTCAATGGAAGTTGTTTGGATGTCTGGTGCTTTCTTGGGTTATTGTATATGTTAGTATTGTTAAAGGAATTGTTTCTAGTGGAAAG GTTGTCTACTTTACTTCATTGTTTCCTTATGTCATTCTGgtgatacttttttttgttggtgTAACACTTGAAGGAGCAAGCAAtggagttaaaaaattttttacacctgat ttttccaAGTTAAAAGATCCATCAATTTGGTTGGATGCTGCCACTCAAATGTTTTTTACTCTTAGTTTAGGGTTTGGTGCATTAGTCTCATTTGCAAGTTATAtgccaataaaaaataactgtgTCCGTGATGCTTATGTGGTTGTGCTCATCAATTGCGGGACATCAGTATTTGCTGGaatagttgttttttctattttaggaCATAGAGAATTTATAACTGGTTCAAATGGG atgaaTGGTGGACCAGGGTTAgcctttataactttttgtgatGCTTTTTTACAAATGGATGCCTCACCTTTATGGGCTGTGTTATTCTTCTTTATGTTGATTTTGTTGGGTATAGACTCAGAGTTTGGAACACTAGAAGGAGCAATTGCTCCCTTTTATGACATGAAGTGGGTAAAAATGAGAAGAGACGTTTTTATAG gaGTTGTTGTTTTATGTTTGTTACTCTGTGGTATTGGACTTATATCTTCAAGTGGATTTTATGCCTTTCAGATATTTGACGATTATGCTGTCTCTTTAGGACTTCTTTTTATAGGATTTTGTCAAGTAGTTTCAATATCTTGGGTATATGGAAATGATAA gttTGCAGTTGATATAGAGTTCATGACTGGAAAACGTCCTTATTTGTTCTGGATGATTTGCTGGAAGTATATTTCTCCTTTAGCAATTGCGATCATTTTTGTTGCTAACTGTCATCGTCTTGTCATCCATGGTCCACAGTACTCTGTATATGTTGGGTGTATTCAACAATTA tTAGATGTTTCTTCGTTGGGAAAAGGTGTAGCTGGCTCGATTAAGGAATTTATGTACCCTGCTTGggcaaagtttattattattatttttattatctcaCCGATAGTGCCAATTATATTGTGGAtatttaaagactttttgttAAGTCCAAAGAtatggttaaaaaatatttataccaaGTTAACTAATATTCGTGAGTACCATCCTGATCCAGTACGAATAGCTTCCAGTTGTTGctga
- the LOC100207275 gene encoding sodium-dependent neutral amino acid transporter B(0)AT1 isoform X3: MMLIEGIPLFYIEFAIGQRFRQSAVGCWKKIHPALMGIGISSIVASFLLCIYYIVVITWCFYYFFVSLTSKLPWRLENCPRYLEYKNISILCAANKTDYCLLKDNFPDCCVHDPPLHYFYNKALNISPSINDLGNGIQWKLFGCLVLSWVIVYVSIVKGIVSSGKVVYFTSLFPYVILVILFFVGVTLEGASNGVKKFFTPDFSKLKDPSIWLDAATQMFFTLSLGFGALVSFASYMPIKNNCVRDAYVVVLINCGTSVFAGIVVFSILGHREFITGSNGMNGGPGLAFITFCDAFLQMDASPLWAVLFFFMLILLGIDSEFGTLEGAIAPFYDMKWVKMRRDVFIGVVVLCLLLCGIGLISSSGFYAFQIFDDYAVSLGLLFIGFCQVVSISWVYGNDKFAVDIEFMTGKRPYLFWMICWKYISPLAIAIIFVANCHRLVIHGPQYSVYVGCIQQLLDVSSLGKGVAGSIKEFMYPAWAKFIIIIFIISPIVPIILWIFKDFLLSPKIWLKNIYTKLTNIREYHPDPVRIASSCC; this comes from the exons ATGATGCTAATTGAAGGAATTCCTTTATTTTACATTGAGTTTGCAATTGGTCAACGTTTTAGACAAAGTGCTGTGGGTTGCTGGAAAAAGATTCACCCTGCTCTCATGGGAATAGGCATATCTAGTATTGTTGCTTCATTTCTTTtatgcatatattatattgtagtTATTACATGGtgcttttattacttctttgTTTCATTAACATCAAAACTTCCATGGCGATTAGAAAACTGTCCTCG gtATCTAGAATACAAAAACATATCCATTCTTTGTGCTGCAAACAAAACAGATTATTGCTTACTCAAGGATAACTTTCCTGATTGTTGTGTGCATGATCCACcattgcattatttttacaataaagcATTAAATATTTCTCCTTCAATAAATGATCTTGGCAATGGAATTCAATGGAAGTTGTTTGGATGTCTGGTGCTTTCTTGGGTTATTGTATATGTTAGTATTGTTAAAGGAATTGTTTCTAGTGGAAAG GTTGTCTACTTTACTTCATTGTTTCCTTATGTCATTCTGgtgatacttttttttgttggtgTAACACTTGAAGGAGCAAGCAAtggagttaaaaaattttttacacctgat ttttccaAGTTAAAAGATCCATCAATTTGGTTGGATGCTGCCACTCAAATGTTTTTTACTCTTAGTTTAGGGTTTGGTGCATTAGTCTCATTTGCAAGTTATAtgccaataaaaaataactgtgTCCGTGATGCTTATGTGGTTGTGCTCATCAATTGCGGGACATCAGTATTTGCTGGaatagttgttttttctattttaggaCATAGAGAATTTATAACTGGTTCAAATGGG atgaaTGGTGGACCAGGGTTAgcctttataactttttgtgatGCTTTTTTACAAATGGATGCCTCACCTTTATGGGCTGTGTTATTCTTCTTTATGTTGATTTTGTTGGGTATAGACTCAGAGTTTGGAACACTAGAAGGAGCAATTGCTCCCTTTTATGACATGAAGTGGGTAAAAATGAGAAGAGACGTTTTTATAG gaGTTGTTGTTTTATGTTTGTTACTCTGTGGTATTGGACTTATATCTTCAAGTGGATTTTATGCCTTTCAGATATTTGACGATTATGCTGTCTCTTTAGGACTTCTTTTTATAGGATTTTGTCAAGTAGTTTCAATATCTTGGGTATATGGAAATGATAA gttTGCAGTTGATATAGAGTTCATGACTGGAAAACGTCCTTATTTGTTCTGGATGATTTGCTGGAAGTATATTTCTCCTTTAGCAATTGCGATCATTTTTGTTGCTAACTGTCATCGTCTTGTCATCCATGGTCCACAGTACTCTGTATATGTTGGGTGTATTCAACAATTA tTAGATGTTTCTTCGTTGGGAAAAGGTGTAGCTGGCTCGATTAAGGAATTTATGTACCCTGCTTGggcaaagtttattattattatttttattatctcaCCGATAGTGCCAATTATATTGTGGAtatttaaagactttttgttAAGTCCAAAGAtatggttaaaaaatatttataccaaGTTAACTAATATTCGTGAGTACCATCCTGATCCAGTACGAATAGCTTCCAGTTGTTGctga